The following proteins come from a genomic window of Anas platyrhynchos isolate ZD024472 breed Pekin duck chromosome 20, IASCAAS_PekinDuck_T2T, whole genome shotgun sequence:
- the ELN gene encoding elastin isoform X6, with translation MAKQAAAPLLPGVLLLFSILPASQQGGVPGAIPGGGVPGGGFFPGAGVGGLGAGLGAGGKPLKPGVGGLGGLGPLGLQPGAAGLLPGGGFPGGVFPGAASAAALKAAAKAGAGLGGVGGVGVPGGLGVSAGAVVPPGGVQPGVGAAGKPPKVPGAGIPGAFPGGGVLPGAGVRFPGVGVLPGVPTGTGVKAKGPGAGAFAGIPGLGGFGGQQPGVPLGYPIKAPKLPGGYGLPYSTGKLPYGLGPGGIGAGLGAGKAGYPTGTGVGAQAAAAKAAAKYGAGVLPGAGGIPGVGGIPGVGGLVPGVGVVPGAGVGGPAAAAAAAKAAAKAGAYGAGVLPGVGGVPGLVPGVGGVPGVGGVPGLVPGVGGIPGVAGAGTPAAAAAAKAAKYGAGVGVPGVGVPGIGGVPGVPGVAGVPGVPGVPGVAGVPGVVPGVGVGGPAAAAAAKAAAKAAAFGAGVPGAGVPGVGVPGVGVPGVGVPGVGVPGVGVPGVGVPGVGVPGVGVPGLVPGAGPAAAAAAKAAAKAAKYGAGGLAPGVGGLAPGIGGLAPGVGGLAPGVGGLVPGVGGLAPGVGGVPGVGGPAAAAKAAAKAAKYGAGVGGVPGAVPGGPGVPGVTPGVGGVPGLVPSVGVPGAGVLPGAGIPQVGVQPGAKPPKFGVPGAGVPGVGGIPGGLGVGGLGAGGLGAGGLGAGLLFPGAAGKPPKPGFGVGGLPGGVGGQLGFGGKPPKTFGGALGALGFRGGVGCAQGKYCGRKRK, from the exons ATGGCAAAGCAGGCAGCTGCACCCCTCCTTCCCGgagtcctcctcctcttctccatccTCCCGGCTTCCCAGCAAGGag GGGTTCCTGGTGCTATCCCGGGAGGGGGAGTCCCAGGAGGAGGCTTTTTCCCAG GTGCTGGGGTTGGAGGTTTGGGAGCAG ggctcggggcTGGAGGAAAACCTCTCAAACCAG GGGTCGGTGGCCTCGGGGGACTTGGCCCTCTTGGCCTCCAGCCAG GTGCTGCAGGTCTGCTCCCAGGAGGTGGCTTCCCCGGGGGCGTCTTCCCAGGTGCTGCATCCGCGGCTGCTCTTAAGGCTGCTGCGAAAGCTG GTGCTGGTCTTGGTGGCGTGGGTGGAGTTGGTGTTCCTGGAGGCCTCGGGGTCTCCGCAG GTGCTGTAGTGCCCCCAGGAGGGGTACAACCTGGGGTCGGCGCGGCAGGGAAGCCCCCCAAAGTACCAG GTGCTGGCATCCCTGGAGCCTTCCCAGGCGGTGGCGTTCTCCCTGGTGCAG GTGTCCGTTTCCCTGGCGTAGGGGTGCTGCCTGGCGTTCCCACCGGCACCGGTGTCAAGGCGAAAGGTCCAG GAGCAGGAGCCTTCGCAGGAATCCCTG GACTGGGAGGCTTTGGAGGCCAGCAGCCCGGAGTCCCTCTGGGGTATCCCATCAAAGCTCCCAAGCTCCCAG gTGGCTATGGATTGCCCTACAGCACTGGTAAGCTGCCCTATG GTCTCGGACCTGGTGGGATAGGAGCAGGACTTGGTGCTGGAAAGGCTGGGTACCCCACTGGGACAG GAGTtggagcacaggcagcagcagcgaaAGCAGCAGCTAAGTACG GAGCCGGTGTCCTGCCCGGGGCTGGTGGCATCCCAGGGGTCGGCGGCATCCCAGGGGTTGGTGGCCTGGTGCCTGGCGTTGGCGTTGtcccaggagctggag TCGGAGGGCCGGCGGCTGCAGCGGCAGCAGCGAAGGCAGCAGCAAAGGCAGGAGCCTACG GTGCAGGGGTGCTGCCTGGTGTCGGCGGTGTGCCAGGCCTCGTGCCCGGTGTCGGTGGTGTGCCTGGTGTCGGTGGTGTCCCCGGCTTGGTGCCTGGTGTCGGAGGTATCCCCGGGGTGGCAG GAGCTGGaacgccagcagcagcagcagcagcaaaggcagctAAGTATG GAGCCGGCGTTGGCGTTCCTGGTGTTGGTGTTCCTGGCATCGGCGGCGTGCCCGGTGTGCCCGGCGTTGCTGGTGTCCCCGGCGTGCCTGGTGTCCCTGGCGTGGCTGGTGTCCCTGGCGTGGTGCCTGGTGTCGGAG TGggtggcccagcagctgctgccgcAGCGAAGGCTGCAGCGAAAGCGGCCGCATTTG GAGCTGGCGTGCCTGGAGCTGGTGTTCCCGGAGTTGGAGTACCTGGAGTCGGTGTTCCTGGAGTCGGCGTTCCCGGTGTTGGCGTTCCTGGAGTTGGTGTTCCCGGCGTTGGTGTTCCTGGAGTCGGTGTTCCCGGAGTCGGTGTGCCTGGTCTGGTACCCG gaGCCGGCCCTGCTGCCGCCGCTGCTGCCAAAGCGGCCGCCAAAGCAGCCAAGTATG GGGCAGGTGGCCTGGCTCCTGGCGTGGGTGGCCTGGCTCCTGGCATAGGTGGCCTGGCTCCTGGTGTGGGTGGCCTGGCTCCTGGTGTAGGTGGCTTGGTTCCTGGTGTGGGTGGCCTGGCCCCCGGCGTTGGAGGTGTCCCAG GAGTCGGAGgtccggcagcagcagcaaaagcagcagccaaGGCAGCCAAGTACG GTGCCGGTGTCGGAGGGGTGCCAGGCGCGGTGCCCGGTGGTCCCGGTGTGCCAGGAGTGACACCCGGCGTTGGCGGCGTCCCTGGGTTGGTGCCGAGCGTGGGGGTACCCGGTGCCGGCGTTCTCCCCGGGGCAG GCATCCCCCAAGTAGGGGTGCAGCCAGGTGCTAAGCCTCCCAAGTTCG GAGTTCCCGGAGCTGGAGTCCCAGGGGTTGGTGGCATCCCAG GTGGCCTCGGAGTTGGTGGCCTCGGAGCCGGTGGCCTCGGAGCTGGTGGCCTTGGTGCTG ggctcttgtttccaggagctgctggaaaacCTCCCAAGCCAG GTTTTGGTGTTGGGGGGCTGCCAG GTGGGGTCGGCGGCCAGCTGGGATTTGGCG GGAAGCCCCCCAAGACCTTCGGAGGAGCCCTCGGGGCCCTGGGCTTTAGAG gTGGAGTCGGCTGCGCACAAGGGAAATACTGCGGGAGGAAGCGGAAGTAA
- the ELN gene encoding elastin isoform X17, with amino-acid sequence MAKQAAAPLLPGVLLLFSILPASQQGGVPGAIPGGGVPGGGFFPGAGVGGLGAGLGAGGKPLKPGVGGLGGLGPLGLQPGAAGLLPGGGFPGGVFPGAASAAALKAAAKAGAGLGGVGGVGVPGGLGVSAGAVVPPGGVQPGVGAAGKPPKVPGAGIPGAFPGGGVLPGAGVRFPGVGVLPGVPTGTGVKAKGPGAGAFAGIPGLGGFGGQQPGVPLGYPIKAPKLPGGYGLPYSTGLGPGGIGAGLGAGKAGYPTGTGVGAQAAAAKAAAKYGAGVLPGAGGIPGVGGIPGVGGLVPGVGVVPGAGVGGPAAAAAAAKAAAKAGAYGAGVLPGVGGVPGLVPGVGGVPGVGGVPGLVPGVGGIPGVAGAGTPAAAAAAKAAKYGAGVGVPGVGVPGIGGVPGVPGVAGVPGVPGVPGVAGVPGVVPGVGVGGPAAAAAAKAAAKAAAFGAGVPGAGVPGVGVPGVGVPGVGVPGVGVPGVGVPGVGVPGVGVPGVGVPGLVPGAGPAAAAAAKAAAKAAKYGAGGLAPGVGGLAPGIGGLAPGVGGLAPGVGGLVPGVGGLAPGVGGVPGVGGPAAAAKAAAKAAKYGAGVGGVPGAVPGGPGVPGVTPGVGGVPGLVPSVGVPGAGVLPGAGIPQVGVQPGAKPPKFGVPGAGVPGVGGIPGGLGVGGLGAGGLGAGGLGAGLLFPGAAGKPPKPGPGVPGFGVSPIFPGGVGGQLGFGGKPPKTFGGALGALGFRGGVGCAQGKYCGRKRK; translated from the exons ATGGCAAAGCAGGCAGCTGCACCCCTCCTTCCCGgagtcctcctcctcttctccatccTCCCGGCTTCCCAGCAAGGag GGGTTCCTGGTGCTATCCCGGGAGGGGGAGTCCCAGGAGGAGGCTTTTTCCCAG GTGCTGGGGTTGGAGGTTTGGGAGCAG ggctcggggcTGGAGGAAAACCTCTCAAACCAG GGGTCGGTGGCCTCGGGGGACTTGGCCCTCTTGGCCTCCAGCCAG GTGCTGCAGGTCTGCTCCCAGGAGGTGGCTTCCCCGGGGGCGTCTTCCCAGGTGCTGCATCCGCGGCTGCTCTTAAGGCTGCTGCGAAAGCTG GTGCTGGTCTTGGTGGCGTGGGTGGAGTTGGTGTTCCTGGAGGCCTCGGGGTCTCCGCAG GTGCTGTAGTGCCCCCAGGAGGGGTACAACCTGGGGTCGGCGCGGCAGGGAAGCCCCCCAAAGTACCAG GTGCTGGCATCCCTGGAGCCTTCCCAGGCGGTGGCGTTCTCCCTGGTGCAG GTGTCCGTTTCCCTGGCGTAGGGGTGCTGCCTGGCGTTCCCACCGGCACCGGTGTCAAGGCGAAAGGTCCAG GAGCAGGAGCCTTCGCAGGAATCCCTG GACTGGGAGGCTTTGGAGGCCAGCAGCCCGGAGTCCCTCTGGGGTATCCCATCAAAGCTCCCAAGCTCCCAG gTGGCTATGGATTGCCCTACAGCACTG GTCTCGGACCTGGTGGGATAGGAGCAGGACTTGGTGCTGGAAAGGCTGGGTACCCCACTGGGACAG GAGTtggagcacaggcagcagcagcgaaAGCAGCAGCTAAGTACG GAGCCGGTGTCCTGCCCGGGGCTGGTGGCATCCCAGGGGTCGGCGGCATCCCAGGGGTTGGTGGCCTGGTGCCTGGCGTTGGCGTTGtcccaggagctggag TCGGAGGGCCGGCGGCTGCAGCGGCAGCAGCGAAGGCAGCAGCAAAGGCAGGAGCCTACG GTGCAGGGGTGCTGCCTGGTGTCGGCGGTGTGCCAGGCCTCGTGCCCGGTGTCGGTGGTGTGCCTGGTGTCGGTGGTGTCCCCGGCTTGGTGCCTGGTGTCGGAGGTATCCCCGGGGTGGCAG GAGCTGGaacgccagcagcagcagcagcagcaaaggcagctAAGTATG GAGCCGGCGTTGGCGTTCCTGGTGTTGGTGTTCCTGGCATCGGCGGCGTGCCCGGTGTGCCCGGCGTTGCTGGTGTCCCCGGCGTGCCTGGTGTCCCTGGCGTGGCTGGTGTCCCTGGCGTGGTGCCTGGTGTCGGAG TGggtggcccagcagctgctgccgcAGCGAAGGCTGCAGCGAAAGCGGCCGCATTTG GAGCTGGCGTGCCTGGAGCTGGTGTTCCCGGAGTTGGAGTACCTGGAGTCGGTGTTCCTGGAGTCGGCGTTCCCGGTGTTGGCGTTCCTGGAGTTGGTGTTCCCGGCGTTGGTGTTCCTGGAGTCGGTGTTCCCGGAGTCGGTGTGCCTGGTCTGGTACCCG gaGCCGGCCCTGCTGCCGCCGCTGCTGCCAAAGCGGCCGCCAAAGCAGCCAAGTATG GGGCAGGTGGCCTGGCTCCTGGCGTGGGTGGCCTGGCTCCTGGCATAGGTGGCCTGGCTCCTGGTGTGGGTGGCCTGGCTCCTGGTGTAGGTGGCTTGGTTCCTGGTGTGGGTGGCCTGGCCCCCGGCGTTGGAGGTGTCCCAG GAGTCGGAGgtccggcagcagcagcaaaagcagcagccaaGGCAGCCAAGTACG GTGCCGGTGTCGGAGGGGTGCCAGGCGCGGTGCCCGGTGGTCCCGGTGTGCCAGGAGTGACACCCGGCGTTGGCGGCGTCCCTGGGTTGGTGCCGAGCGTGGGGGTACCCGGTGCCGGCGTTCTCCCCGGGGCAG GCATCCCCCAAGTAGGGGTGCAGCCAGGTGCTAAGCCTCCCAAGTTCG GAGTTCCCGGAGCTGGAGTCCCAGGGGTTGGTGGCATCCCAG GTGGCCTCGGAGTTGGTGGCCTCGGAGCCGGTGGCCTCGGAGCTGGTGGCCTTGGTGCTG ggctcttgtttccaggagctgctggaaaacCTCCCAAGCCAG GGCCTGGAGTTCCCGGCTTTGGCGTGTCACCGATATTTCCAG GTGGGGTCGGCGGCCAGCTGGGATTTGGCG GGAAGCCCCCCAAGACCTTCGGAGGAGCCCTCGGGGCCCTGGGCTTTAGAG gTGGAGTCGGCTGCGCACAAGGGAAATACTGCGGGAGGAAGCGGAAGTAA
- the ELN gene encoding elastin isoform X10: MAKQAAAPLLPGVLLLFSILPASQQGGVPGAIPGGGVPGGGFFPGAGVGGLGAGLGAGGKPLKPGVGGLGGLGPLGLQPGAAGLLPGGGFPGGVFPGAASAAALKAAAKAGAGLGGVGGVGVPGGLGVSAGAVVPPGGVQPGVGAAGKPPKVPGAGIPGAFPGGGVLPGAGVRFPGVGVLPGVPTGTGVKAKGPGAGAFAGIPGGYGLPYSTGKLPYGLGPGGIGAGLGAGKAGYPTGTGVGAQAAAAKAAAKYGAGVLPGAGGIPGVGGIPGVGGLVPGVGVVPGAGVGGPAAAAAAAKAAAKAGAYGAGVLPGVGGVPGLVPGVGGVPGVGGVPGLVPGVGGIPGVAGAGTPAAAAAAKAAKYGAGVGVPGVGVPGIGGVPGVPGVAGVPGVPGVPGVAGVPGVVPGVGVGGPAAAAAAKAAAKAAAFGAGVPGAGVPGVGVPGVGVPGVGVPGVGVPGVGVPGVGVPGVGVPGVGVPGLVPGAGPAAAAAAKAAAKAAKYGAGGLAPGVGGLAPGIGGLAPGVGGLAPGVGGLVPGVGGLAPGVGGVPGVGGPAAAAKAAAKAAKYGAGVGGVPGAVPGGPGVPGVTPGVGGVPGLVPSVGVPGAGVLPGAGIPQVGVQPGAKPPKFGVPGAGVPGVGGIPGGLGVGGLGAGGLGAGGLGAGLLFPGAAGKPPKPGFGVGGLPGPGVPGFGVSPIFPGGVGGQLGFGGKPPKTFGGALGALGFRGGVGCAQGKYCGRKRK; encoded by the exons ATGGCAAAGCAGGCAGCTGCACCCCTCCTTCCCGgagtcctcctcctcttctccatccTCCCGGCTTCCCAGCAAGGag GGGTTCCTGGTGCTATCCCGGGAGGGGGAGTCCCAGGAGGAGGCTTTTTCCCAG GTGCTGGGGTTGGAGGTTTGGGAGCAG ggctcggggcTGGAGGAAAACCTCTCAAACCAG GGGTCGGTGGCCTCGGGGGACTTGGCCCTCTTGGCCTCCAGCCAG GTGCTGCAGGTCTGCTCCCAGGAGGTGGCTTCCCCGGGGGCGTCTTCCCAGGTGCTGCATCCGCGGCTGCTCTTAAGGCTGCTGCGAAAGCTG GTGCTGGTCTTGGTGGCGTGGGTGGAGTTGGTGTTCCTGGAGGCCTCGGGGTCTCCGCAG GTGCTGTAGTGCCCCCAGGAGGGGTACAACCTGGGGTCGGCGCGGCAGGGAAGCCCCCCAAAGTACCAG GTGCTGGCATCCCTGGAGCCTTCCCAGGCGGTGGCGTTCTCCCTGGTGCAG GTGTCCGTTTCCCTGGCGTAGGGGTGCTGCCTGGCGTTCCCACCGGCACCGGTGTCAAGGCGAAAGGTCCAG GAGCAGGAGCCTTCGCAGGAATCCCTG gTGGCTATGGATTGCCCTACAGCACTGGTAAGCTGCCCTATG GTCTCGGACCTGGTGGGATAGGAGCAGGACTTGGTGCTGGAAAGGCTGGGTACCCCACTGGGACAG GAGTtggagcacaggcagcagcagcgaaAGCAGCAGCTAAGTACG GAGCCGGTGTCCTGCCCGGGGCTGGTGGCATCCCAGGGGTCGGCGGCATCCCAGGGGTTGGTGGCCTGGTGCCTGGCGTTGGCGTTGtcccaggagctggag TCGGAGGGCCGGCGGCTGCAGCGGCAGCAGCGAAGGCAGCAGCAAAGGCAGGAGCCTACG GTGCAGGGGTGCTGCCTGGTGTCGGCGGTGTGCCAGGCCTCGTGCCCGGTGTCGGTGGTGTGCCTGGTGTCGGTGGTGTCCCCGGCTTGGTGCCTGGTGTCGGAGGTATCCCCGGGGTGGCAG GAGCTGGaacgccagcagcagcagcagcagcaaaggcagctAAGTATG GAGCCGGCGTTGGCGTTCCTGGTGTTGGTGTTCCTGGCATCGGCGGCGTGCCCGGTGTGCCCGGCGTTGCTGGTGTCCCCGGCGTGCCTGGTGTCCCTGGCGTGGCTGGTGTCCCTGGCGTGGTGCCTGGTGTCGGAG TGggtggcccagcagctgctgccgcAGCGAAGGCTGCAGCGAAAGCGGCCGCATTTG GAGCTGGCGTGCCTGGAGCTGGTGTTCCCGGAGTTGGAGTACCTGGAGTCGGTGTTCCTGGAGTCGGCGTTCCCGGTGTTGGCGTTCCTGGAGTTGGTGTTCCCGGCGTTGGTGTTCCTGGAGTCGGTGTTCCCGGAGTCGGTGTGCCTGGTCTGGTACCCG gaGCCGGCCCTGCTGCCGCCGCTGCTGCCAAAGCGGCCGCCAAAGCAGCCAAGTATG GGGCAGGTGGCCTGGCTCCTGGCGTGGGTGGCCTGGCTCCTGGCATAGGTGGCCTGGCTCCTGGTGTGGGTGGCCTGGCTCCTGGTGTAGGTGGCTTGGTTCCTGGTGTGGGTGGCCTGGCCCCCGGCGTTGGAGGTGTCCCAG GAGTCGGAGgtccggcagcagcagcaaaagcagcagccaaGGCAGCCAAGTACG GTGCCGGTGTCGGAGGGGTGCCAGGCGCGGTGCCCGGTGGTCCCGGTGTGCCAGGAGTGACACCCGGCGTTGGCGGCGTCCCTGGGTTGGTGCCGAGCGTGGGGGTACCCGGTGCCGGCGTTCTCCCCGGGGCAG GCATCCCCCAAGTAGGGGTGCAGCCAGGTGCTAAGCCTCCCAAGTTCG GAGTTCCCGGAGCTGGAGTCCCAGGGGTTGGTGGCATCCCAG GTGGCCTCGGAGTTGGTGGCCTCGGAGCCGGTGGCCTCGGAGCTGGTGGCCTTGGTGCTG ggctcttgtttccaggagctgctggaaaacCTCCCAAGCCAG GTTTTGGTGTTGGGGGGCTGCCAG GGCCTGGAGTTCCCGGCTTTGGCGTGTCACCGATATTTCCAG GTGGGGTCGGCGGCCAGCTGGGATTTGGCG GGAAGCCCCCCAAGACCTTCGGAGGAGCCCTCGGGGCCCTGGGCTTTAGAG gTGGAGTCGGCTGCGCACAAGGGAAATACTGCGGGAGGAAGCGGAAGTAA
- the ELN gene encoding elastin isoform X2, producing MAKQAAAPLLPGVLLLFSILPASQQGGVPGAIPGGGVPGGGFFPGAGVGGLGAGLGAGGKPLKPGVGGLGGLGPLGLQPGAAGLLPGGGFPGGVFPGAASAAALKAAAKAGAGLGGVGGVGVPGGLGVSAGAVVPPGGVQPGVGAAGKPPKVPGAGIPGAFPGGGVLPGAGVRFPGVGVLPGVPTGTGVKAKGPGAGAFAGIPGLGGFGGQQPGVPLGYPIKAPKLPGGYGLPYSTGLGPGGIGAGLGAGKAGYPTGTGVGAQAAAAKAAAKYGAGVLPGAGGIPGVGGIPGVGGLVPGVGVVPGAGVGGPAAAAAAAKAAAKAGAYGAGVLPGVGGVPGLVPGVGGVPGVGGVPGLVPGVGGIPGVAGAGTPAAAAAAKAAKYGAGVGVPGVGVPGIGGVPGVPGVAGVPGVPGVPGVAGVPGVVPGVGVGGPAAAAAAKAAAKAAAFGAGVPGAGVPGVGVPGVGVPGVGVPGVGVPGVGVPGVGVPGVGVPGVGVPGLVPGAGPAAAAAAKAAAKAAKYGAGGLAPGVGGLAPGIGGLAPGVGGLAPGVGGLVPGVGGLAPGVGGVPGVGGPAAAAKAAAKAAKYGAGVGGVPGAVPGGPGVPGVTPGVGGVPGLVPSVGVPGAGVLPGAGIPQVGVQPGAKPPKFGVPGAGVPGVGGIPGGLGVGGLGAGGLGAGGLGAGLLFPGAAGKPPKPGFGVGGLPGPGVPGFGVSPIFPGGVGGQLGFGGKPPKTFGGALGALGFRGGVGCAQGKYCGRKRK from the exons ATGGCAAAGCAGGCAGCTGCACCCCTCCTTCCCGgagtcctcctcctcttctccatccTCCCGGCTTCCCAGCAAGGag GGGTTCCTGGTGCTATCCCGGGAGGGGGAGTCCCAGGAGGAGGCTTTTTCCCAG GTGCTGGGGTTGGAGGTTTGGGAGCAG ggctcggggcTGGAGGAAAACCTCTCAAACCAG GGGTCGGTGGCCTCGGGGGACTTGGCCCTCTTGGCCTCCAGCCAG GTGCTGCAGGTCTGCTCCCAGGAGGTGGCTTCCCCGGGGGCGTCTTCCCAGGTGCTGCATCCGCGGCTGCTCTTAAGGCTGCTGCGAAAGCTG GTGCTGGTCTTGGTGGCGTGGGTGGAGTTGGTGTTCCTGGAGGCCTCGGGGTCTCCGCAG GTGCTGTAGTGCCCCCAGGAGGGGTACAACCTGGGGTCGGCGCGGCAGGGAAGCCCCCCAAAGTACCAG GTGCTGGCATCCCTGGAGCCTTCCCAGGCGGTGGCGTTCTCCCTGGTGCAG GTGTCCGTTTCCCTGGCGTAGGGGTGCTGCCTGGCGTTCCCACCGGCACCGGTGTCAAGGCGAAAGGTCCAG GAGCAGGAGCCTTCGCAGGAATCCCTG GACTGGGAGGCTTTGGAGGCCAGCAGCCCGGAGTCCCTCTGGGGTATCCCATCAAAGCTCCCAAGCTCCCAG gTGGCTATGGATTGCCCTACAGCACTG GTCTCGGACCTGGTGGGATAGGAGCAGGACTTGGTGCTGGAAAGGCTGGGTACCCCACTGGGACAG GAGTtggagcacaggcagcagcagcgaaAGCAGCAGCTAAGTACG GAGCCGGTGTCCTGCCCGGGGCTGGTGGCATCCCAGGGGTCGGCGGCATCCCAGGGGTTGGTGGCCTGGTGCCTGGCGTTGGCGTTGtcccaggagctggag TCGGAGGGCCGGCGGCTGCAGCGGCAGCAGCGAAGGCAGCAGCAAAGGCAGGAGCCTACG GTGCAGGGGTGCTGCCTGGTGTCGGCGGTGTGCCAGGCCTCGTGCCCGGTGTCGGTGGTGTGCCTGGTGTCGGTGGTGTCCCCGGCTTGGTGCCTGGTGTCGGAGGTATCCCCGGGGTGGCAG GAGCTGGaacgccagcagcagcagcagcagcaaaggcagctAAGTATG GAGCCGGCGTTGGCGTTCCTGGTGTTGGTGTTCCTGGCATCGGCGGCGTGCCCGGTGTGCCCGGCGTTGCTGGTGTCCCCGGCGTGCCTGGTGTCCCTGGCGTGGCTGGTGTCCCTGGCGTGGTGCCTGGTGTCGGAG TGggtggcccagcagctgctgccgcAGCGAAGGCTGCAGCGAAAGCGGCCGCATTTG GAGCTGGCGTGCCTGGAGCTGGTGTTCCCGGAGTTGGAGTACCTGGAGTCGGTGTTCCTGGAGTCGGCGTTCCCGGTGTTGGCGTTCCTGGAGTTGGTGTTCCCGGCGTTGGTGTTCCTGGAGTCGGTGTTCCCGGAGTCGGTGTGCCTGGTCTGGTACCCG gaGCCGGCCCTGCTGCCGCCGCTGCTGCCAAAGCGGCCGCCAAAGCAGCCAAGTATG GGGCAGGTGGCCTGGCTCCTGGCGTGGGTGGCCTGGCTCCTGGCATAGGTGGCCTGGCTCCTGGTGTGGGTGGCCTGGCTCCTGGTGTAGGTGGCTTGGTTCCTGGTGTGGGTGGCCTGGCCCCCGGCGTTGGAGGTGTCCCAG GAGTCGGAGgtccggcagcagcagcaaaagcagcagccaaGGCAGCCAAGTACG GTGCCGGTGTCGGAGGGGTGCCAGGCGCGGTGCCCGGTGGTCCCGGTGTGCCAGGAGTGACACCCGGCGTTGGCGGCGTCCCTGGGTTGGTGCCGAGCGTGGGGGTACCCGGTGCCGGCGTTCTCCCCGGGGCAG GCATCCCCCAAGTAGGGGTGCAGCCAGGTGCTAAGCCTCCCAAGTTCG GAGTTCCCGGAGCTGGAGTCCCAGGGGTTGGTGGCATCCCAG GTGGCCTCGGAGTTGGTGGCCTCGGAGCCGGTGGCCTCGGAGCTGGTGGCCTTGGTGCTG ggctcttgtttccaggagctgctggaaaacCTCCCAAGCCAG GTTTTGGTGTTGGGGGGCTGCCAG GGCCTGGAGTTCCCGGCTTTGGCGTGTCACCGATATTTCCAG GTGGGGTCGGCGGCCAGCTGGGATTTGGCG GGAAGCCCCCCAAGACCTTCGGAGGAGCCCTCGGGGCCCTGGGCTTTAGAG gTGGAGTCGGCTGCGCACAAGGGAAATACTGCGGGAGGAAGCGGAAGTAA